Part of the Sylvia atricapilla isolate bSylAtr1 chromosome 1, bSylAtr1.pri, whole genome shotgun sequence genome, TGAAGAAGAGGATAATGAAGAAGGTAAGGCGGTAAACACACTGACGGAAGATAGCTTGGGCTATGCTGTGGTTTGAGCAAAAGCTTCCTCCTACTTCTGTAGCAGCGCAGCATTTTCCATTATAAAAGATCTTGCTGTTGATTACATTCTCAGTTTAATAAAGAAGTTAAGGTTGGCCCATGTTTGCAGTCAAGGATTCTGGGTTAGTGTCTGAACTGCCAGTTGTTCAGCCTACAGACAGACACTAATGCATGTAAAGATTGAATATAAATAGTCACTAGTGTGAGCACTATTTCCCACATAAAATGTCAAGGGAAGTTTTTGTTAAAGAAGGCTAAAActacttctgaaaaataaatggacaAAATTGCAGTTATGATCATTTGCTATTGTCCCAACTCATTTCCTGATCTGTTGAAGGGAggtggttggttttgtttccctctgcctcccaagACCAGAGGAGAAAATTTGCTCTTTAACCTGACTGTGTGGTATCACTTCTCAGCATATTGATGTCTGTGTTGAAATGGGTTTATGAGTTGCCACCCCAGTGGCCTTTTCCTGTGAATACAGCTCTGTGTTGGAGGTCAGCCTGGAAAGCAGACAGCTGAAAAGATCAGAGCTTCAGAATTTCCAGAAAAGGGTTATTTTTAACCTGGATCTTTTCAGTGCTGTAGTTGCTGGTGCAACTCCGAACACATGTATTGGAGCAGTTGAATGGGGTGACTGAGCTGTAGCCAGGGGACAGGTATGAATGAGGTGGAACTCCATTCCAGCTTCTGAAACCCGTGTGTCACATTACTGCAGCTGTTACAGCAGTTTTGTGCTCTTGAAATTTCTGTTGCAGTTCAGTGAATCTGTTCTACATGAGAAGAAACTTTTACCTCTGAACATACATCATAACACCTAAAGAGGAAGCCGGCTTGTGCTTGTCTGGTGTTAATGTGTTAGCCATAAACTGTATTGCAAAAAATCTCTGTAGGTTTCTGAATGTTTCTGTGTGTGAACAGGAGTGTGTTTTCCCTCACTGCTGGAAATGAGTATTTTCCTGATGTTACCAGAGTTGTCTTGTTTTCAATGAGCCATGCTTGTGTTCTTGCCCTGTGGTGAATTAAAGGCCTAGAAACAGCAGTTAAGTGTTAATAGTTGAaaaaatggaggggaaaaagtATCAGATCAGCCAACAGTTTTTGTGAGCAATCTTGTGCGTTTGCTGTGcatcttaaaaagaaatgtattttactgGCAATGGTAAATTCTTGCACCTGGAAGTGACTGTGTAGTACTTAGCtgtaagaacaaaaaatacaatatgTTCTGTGATGGCTTTTTCTAACTTACTTGGGACTTATTTTGCTTGGGAAAAGTATAAAAtaattaccttttttaaaacttcttttaaaagactGGGAAGATATGGATTCTGATGAAGACATTGTCTCCGATGAAGAGATGGAAGGTGTGGAAGAAGAGGACGAACAACAGGCAGAGGCTGAAAGCATTCCTGCTGTTGGGGCCATTCCAGTCACAGACTGCTTGTTCTGTCCCCATCACTCAAGATCTCTCACAAAAAACGTGGCACATATGACAAAAGTCCACAGCTTCTTTATTCCAGACATAGAGTACCTTGTGGATCTCAGAGGACTAATCAAGTATCTTGGTATGAcagaattttatctttttttctttgtataatTATATTCTGATAGtgcttattttcatttggatatGACACCAGATGTTTTCGTTTGggttgcttgttttttttctgagtgctgTCAGTATGTTGAtcatgagcagggacacaggctTTCCAGGCAGACTAAGAGAAAACCTGGGTGAGCAGACATGGTCATGTACCCTGTAGGTCTCACATAGTTTACTGATGTTGAGAAAGTTGTTCAGATAACATGAAATTTTGGACAAAATTCTGTGGCTAAGGCATGCATATGAACTGTGTTGTCCTACCAGTGAGTCACAAGTATTTGTCTCTTTGGTTTGCAATGCTTGTGAGAGAGCTAAAAGCTAGGAAAAAATGTATCATCCTTCAAGTCTAAAAATAATgatgaatataaaataattttggagtATTCAATAGAAAAACATATTGGAAGTGTGAAATTTGTTATTGGGAATACTGGATGACCCATAGCTTGTCATAAGAGATCTTTAAATGGCTAGACTTGTCCCTGATGGGGTGATATGGTCAAGGCATAGGAACGGCAGGGCTGTCCTGGAAATTAAGGGCTCGAGGCTCCGCTTAAGTCTCTCTGCCTGCAAGATGGAAGGCTTTGTCACAGGAATGTTAATTACTGATAGGGAGATTTGTTCAGACCAATAGAAGTGCCAATATTTTCTGCAGGAGAGAAAGTTGGCGTTGGGAAAATCTGCATCTGGTGCAATGAAAAGGGGAAATCCTTCTACTCTACGGAAGCGGTCCAGGCTCATATGAATGATAAAAGCCACTGCAAACTCTTCACAGATGGAGATGCTGCCTTGGAATTTGCAGATTTCTATGATTTTAGGTGAGGTTATTTCTTTTTGAGTGGGACACAGGTGTGGGACAGACAAAAGGACAGTTAAACATTACATTAGAAACTACTATTCATTGTTAAAATTTAGTGATGTTTCAAGTTCCAGTATTTTGCATTGGTGATTCCCCACTTTTTTAGGTAATTGTTACAAGAAGATTGGTTGTCTTCTTCCGTGATGGTTATTACCAGTCCTACATCAAAGTACATTTTGAGTTCTGTTTTGTATGTTAACTGTTACTGAATTGAGATTTTGGTGCACCAGCAAGGCCATAAAAGATCATAACTGTCTTTCCCATTACCTTTTAAACAGATTGTGGACTTAACACTTACTGTGGGTTTCTTACATAAATTTTATTGTTTAGCTGCAGTTGAACAGGACTGCTGTGATTTAGAGGCCTCTTGATGAGCTTCCTGCAACTTATCCTAAGCTGTGTTCAGAAATTTTGGTCAGAAATATTACGGTGACAGGTGGAGCTTCTGGGAGCGCTCATTCggtggctgtgcagagctggtgACCTACACTGTGGTGGCTTTTCACCATAAGTCATTGTTAAGtatgcagcagcagaactgtgcTGAGTTGCAGAACAGGGTTGAGGAAGGGGGTTCCTTGTCTCCAGGCTCTGATCAGGGCAGGGTTCTGCTGTTAGGAGCTCTCAGGCAAAGGCAGGTGTGAAACATGACAATATTTGTGCCGTGCATGGTGGTTCTTTTGTACAGTGGGTCTGGATAGCTGTGGCTGCTCACTGTGTTTAAACCATGTATTGCTGCTCTTCCACAGGAGCAGTTACCCTGATCATGAGGATGGGAAAGATGTGGAGAGTCCTGGAAAGCACCTGGCAGAGAAGGAGTTGGATTATGATGATGACACTATGGAGCTGATCCTTCCATCAGGTGGGCACATGGTTTGTGTTACATCTTACTTTCCCTGCACCTCCCGTATCTGCCTCCAGTACCTGCAGCACAGGCCACTCTGTTTTCCCCCGGGAATGGAGTCATGTCCTCATCTTCCATTATTTTCGCTGCCAAGTAGTTCAGCTTCTTCAGCTCTGGTGGGTATGTGGACTGGGACAGTGGGTTGCTTTGCCCATTTTACTTCTTCATTATCATGTTGTATACTCTAACAAGAGCTTCCATATTTATTTGAATGCAACTTGGAGAGGCCATAATTTAGGTTATCTTGTGtagtggggtgttttttgtaGAGTGCCAGCTCCTACCTAATTCAGTAAACCAGttcagtaaattaaatttttaaataacttttctcTAGTTTAGCATTTGGCACTCTCACTTGGtgttctttgtttgtttggtggttttatATGAGGGCACCTCAGCCCTTTAATTTTTAGAAGTGCTGTCAACTCTGCAGTTACACAAGTTTTCCTGAATGTCTGCAAGTGGCTTTACTGCTTACTTGAAACAGCATTGCCTCTCTGCTCATTCCACTAGTTAAAATTTTTTCTGATAACTGCCTGTTTGTTATCTGAGCCAAGGCCCGCTTGAACAGCAgcacattttgtgttttttcttcaagCAGCTCTTACAGTAATTTTATTGAGTTCCTATTTTTAAGGTTCTGCACCCTTTAAACAGGTATCTCAGCAGAGGGGTTTTCCATAGTTTTCACAGTGTGCTTGAGTACTCATTTCAGGAGCTGTTCCATGATGGATAATAAGATGTCCCCTCCCATGGACAGGTGCCAGAGTGGGTCACCGTTCCCTGATGAGGTACTACAAGCAGCGTTTTGGAGTGACCAGAGCCGTGGCTGTTGCCAAGAACAGGAAAGCTGTGGGTCGGGTGCTGCAGCAGTACCGAGCCTTGGGCTGGACTGGGCAGACAGGTGAGTCACAGTGGGAGGAGGCTCTGGGATGTCAGCACTCTGCAGTTCCAGAGGTCGACTTTGCTTTACATGTGGGGTTTATGCAGTAGTTTGTTTTCCACTCTGTTCATTTTAATTCCCAACATCCAAGCAGATATAggaagtttgtttttaaaattcagtgtgaCTCATGTGCGAGCTTTTCATTCCATTGTTTGTGATACTTGGTGACTTACTGAGATTTCTTGGTTTCTGCCTGTCCAAGCAACTACTCTTGCTATTTAATAATACAGCATAAGTCATGCTTTGACAAAATACTTTTCCAGTTGAGGAACAGTGTAGTGGTCTATATTCACTTTTGAAACATAAGAATCTTGCTTGGAATGCAAAACAACTATTTGTCTTAATCACAGTAATAGGTATTTGTAGAGGGAGCTGGGCTTTCcccagagaaaagtggaaagaaGAGTGCCAGTATGGGAAGGAAAACCTATAGATAGCTGCTGAAGTACGTGGGTAGGTCAGCTGGTTTGCATACAAGGTGTAAGTGAGGTGACAGACATTGATTtatctctcttccttctctctccctgcagggGCCATCTCTGCTCAGCAGCGTGACATGCAGTACCTGCAGAGGATAAAGTCAAAGTGGATGCTCAAGACAGGAATGAGTAACAATGCTACAAAGCAGATGCATTTCCGGATGCAAGTTAGATTCTGAGTTCCGAAGAAAACTGCCTACAACTGGTTATGGGAAAGGGGGAATTAATGGTTTTAGGGTTGCGGATTCACTTATTAAAATGGACTTGGTGTACCTATCAAATGCTGATGTGTTTGCTGGTGTGCCTTCTTCTGTAAAAAGAACGGCAAGGAACTTGTGTCTTCTGAAATAATGATGGGCCTAACTTAATAAAATATCTTCAGTGGAACATGTGGCAGAGTAGTCATGGCTATGACTGAAGGTGCATGCATAGTCTTGCTGCCCATTGCTGTGCAGCCCATTTCTGGGGAGCAGTTGATATTGTCATTTGTCTGAATATCTTCAGTTTCCAATTCTGCTAACTGGTTGAAGTCAAGAGGAGATCCTAGATCTAAATGCTTCATATGGAGTGTATTGAATGTTTCCAGTTGTGGTGCCAGACATACTAGCTGGGCTCTATTTTGGAGTTCTAGCTGGCACTATTGAGGTGAAAATTTGAGAGCAGAGTTTCATGGAAGGTTACGTAATAATTGTTTGAAGAAATGCACTGATGGAAAACATAACTCCAGGATTTAATGCTGTCCTCAGAATTAGGCCAGCTGTACTTGCCTAATgctccagctcagggctggaTTAATAATCTGCagtgttgttgttttaaattgaatgtaatgaattttcatttcctaaaaACTGCTCAGAGTTATCCCAACATTTAGATGAATATAAATCAAAATTTGGCATTTCCTGCTTAAAACTCTGAAGATACTGTGGACAACTGTTTGTTGTTCCCACTCAGTACTGGTGTTTGGTTATCATCATGCAGTGTGACCCAAGACACGTATTGGCTGGAATAGGCAAGCTCTCTCACTTTAGCAGGTGAACTGTGGCAGGCTGGTGCAGAGAAAACCTGTGTGTTCAAGAGCTGAGGCAGCAGTGGTGTGTTGGTCCTGCTGGTGTGGATGTTACAGATTTCCATGACTTTACCTGTTCTGACCTCCCTGTAAGGAGACGGGCACCTTCAGAGACGTGAGCTGGTTCCTGACGCCCCGACTGGCAGTGTGCTGGGCACTGAGTGTGTGCCACGGGAGCACGGCTGTTCCCTGGTCTGTCACTTCACTGGGGAGacagctggctgcagccaggttTCACTTCTGCATTTAGGATTGCTCTGGGTTCCTGAGGAATGCCTTTCACTGGTGTGATTTTGatacaagttttccttcttgtgAGTGATGTGTGTGTGATATCACTGAGAATAGTAGGGAAAGACTTTGTCTGTTAACACTGTATTTTGACTTAAAGTAGTTCTCTTAGTCTTCTTAAGAGGTGAGTTCAGAAGAAGCAGCACCATTGTCATGTCAGCACTTCTGGGAGAGCAAGGTATTTATGGGATTCTTAGGAAAGTGATAATTGCATAGTGAAGGTGAATGCTGTGtagggggtttggttttgtggatTTGTCTGTGGTTTTTGCTCATtagtggttttttgtttctttagtgAAAGTTCTACTGGCTTGGAAGTTTTTTTGCTATTCCTGCATTTACTGAAGCAGTAATGGAGGCTACAGGTTTGGCAACAGCATTTAGTAAGTAAACTGGCTAATACATTTAGAAAAGGTGCAGATCGGAGTGAAGGAAAAACGGAAGCAGAGAGAATTTTCAAGAAGGGTTGTGTTCACATCCAAAACCTTAAACTAAGGTTGGATTTATTGAGTAGCTCCTTTTTCCTAACAAGGTAGAGTTACTGCTGTTGTATATCCCTACTGGATCTGGTGCACATTTGAGTTTATTGTAGAGGGTTCGCTCTGGGTTATTCACTCTGAAAGTTAGAGGTAGGACACCTGGTCTCAGCCATGTGACTCAAACAATGTGAATCTTCAGACCCCATATCCCTTACTACAGTCACGACCTGGCCCAGCCTGTGACTGTGGTATGGATTTCTAGCACTGAGGGTATACCCTACTTGTATTTGACAAATCTCACCGTCTGGCCATTGGGAGTGCTCATGTCTTCTTCTTTGGAGAATTACCATCAAAGGATCTTATGTTTATGGGTAAGTTAGATTGTCTTTACACCTAGgacaaaaaaatgccaaaaaaattacagaaatagaaaGGTTAAGAGTTACTAACCTGAATATTGAAACTTGCAGAGCTGGCTTTGAATACCACAACAGGTCACCAGTGAGAATCAGAGCAGTATGCAGTCTTGAGCTTTTGGAAAACGCTCATGGAATATACAAAACTTAAATTTAACAGTAAAGAATTATTCTGGAAGAGTCTTGGGAATAACCTAGTACAATTGCTTAAATCTTAGTGGTTAAGTGTTTAAAGAGTCTCGGCAGTGAAGGCAGAAATACAAGGAAATAATTGATCCATTGACAAATTATTTTGCAGCCATAAGGTTCAGGTTGAAGGTGCATGAAGTTTGCCACTCTCCTCAACATGAAAGGGAATCAAAGACAACTCCTGTTCTCTGTGCAGATTTACTCAAAGAAGCCTGCTTTTTATGAAGAGATGGGGATTGCCTGAATTTCCTGAACAGTCTAGTTCAGAAAAAATGCTGGTAAGTAAACACGAAAATTGTTATTGATTTTGCAGGTCacagggaagcagaaggaagtaATTGGTATAATTTGCACTCATGATTCAGTTGCTTGCTGCAGTTTAAGTCagaagaaaaggggagagaGGTATGGGAACCTATTGGTATTTTTCAGGAAGCGTTGTAATACTCAGGTGAAAAGGGCTGCCTTGGAACACCAGCAGAGGGCGTAGGAAAGCCTTTCCCAGAATTATGTTtgctatgaaaataaataaagcctaGTAAGAGCACATTCATGCAGAACAGTGGTAGGGTGAGACTGCAGAGCTCACCACTGCCATGAGTCAAGATTAGCACCAGGCTTCTGAGATGAATTGTTACTAATATCTTTATGTAGGTCCTGGGAGGCTACTGCATGTGTGTTGCTGGCACAGGATGTCTGGAGCAAGCGTATGGGGAATGTCAGCAGGGTTCATCAACAGTGCTACAGTCTGCACAGCTTTTAGGTAATTCCAACTATGTCAAAGTATTTGAGAGTATATTTATTAAACACACTTCTTAGTCTTTTGTCTTTTACCTTCCTGTGCCAGGGATAGCTGAGGgctattttttgtttcttaagaGAATTCCAAATTACATTTgttcctgtcagggagctgtgttTCCAGCTGTGATCTAGCCTTGCACTTGTGCTCCCCTGCTCTAACCTTGCATTTTCTAGCTCTTACAATGAGTAGACTCGAGGCTGTCTTTGGGTACAGTGGGTACTCTGGAGCAAGAATTTCCTGGTATGATTTGAATTCAGTGGGCATGctgttcccagagcaggagaTCATCCCTTCTCAAGGCAGTGCATTCATTGTAGGAAAGGCTGGTACGGAGCATAGCAAAGGTGCCTCATTTTGGACGAGGTTGGGGTTCTGCCTTCCTGTCCATCCATTAACAACTGGGTATTGAAGTGATCCCAGTGCTGCATCAAGCACTGCAGAATGaagcagaagaataaaagaGCTGGTGAAGATGGTGGAGCACATCTGATGTCTCCTTTCAGAAGTAGTTCTTCTGTTTTGTACACTAGTTACCCAAAAACATGCTACTAGAGGGAAAAAGCATGTACCTGTTATGTGGAAGAGGCTAGGAATGAGAGAGAAGCATATCGATGTAGTGTGGCAGAGACACAGGAGACTCAGAAATGTAAAACAGATTAACAGCTAATTATGCTGAAGCTACAAGTCAAGTATTTAAGCAGCCCCTTTAAGAGTCCACTATTGATCCCTGATTAATTTCTTCAAGGCAAAGGGTGGCATGCAAAGGTGTTGGGCTGTGGCCCAGCTCACAGCTGATGCTTGAGGGGCGTCTCAGGGAGATTCTCCACTGCAGCTCTTAGGAGTTACTTTTGATCTGTTAAAACTGAGGCATCCTGTGCTAATGGCTTCATCTGCTCAGGGACTCCAGTGGGTTTATACTATTATGACCTACGGTGGATGGAAGGTTATAAATAAGCTTTAGGACACATCtgactgaaaagtaaaaatacatcTTAATGTTTAATTGCTTTAATCCAACAGTCTGCCATGCTGCAGTTGCAGAATAGCAGTCACCAGACTATCATCAAATCCCCAGCAGCTGGCAAAGCCTGGATATTTAAAATTGCCATCTAAAGCCACTTCTGACCCAAAGGAAATTTCTGTAGTCTCTCACTGCATCTCAAACTGTGTGAGATGCAGCAGCCAGACAGTTCAGGAGCCATAGAAGTGGTGACAGGACACCTGTAACTGGTTTTGTGTTAAGGATTTCTGCACATCTAGTGTACCAGACTAAAAGGCAGAGTGATAAATCCCAGCTGGGCCAGGAAGGGAATCAGAATCACTCCGAAAGTGCTTCCCAGTGTAAAGTTATGAGACTCTTCctaaaagcaaaaagcaatCCATGCGTTACCAAGCGTGTATGTCTTCATACAGTTCTCTGATGCAAGGAAAAGGCACTGAGATGTATTTTCTATCATTCCTTACACTTGTTGTCTTggaatctttttcttttttttttacttactgtATTTCCAGTACTTTAGTTTACTGTATTCATATTTGCCAGCGATTTACAGTGATAAATTCCATTACCTTTCATGTGGAAGTAAGAGGCTTGCTCCTCCTGCTTCGTGTTAATAGGCAAAAGGGAATGTATACCAGGACTCAGGAGAACTGCATGTTCATATCAGATAACCTCATATCTTAATATTCCTTTCCTGAAGGATCTTCAGGAAACAGGTCTGGGTAGGAATGACTGGCAATCAATAACCGGAATAACAGACTTAGCAGCAGCAAATGCTGTTGATtacagaaggggaaaaggaaaatcttgaCATTTTGTATGAGCTTTAGAGGCCACAAAGAATAACCTGATGTTTTACAAAAGATAACACTTCTCCTTGGaacacttttttgtttattctgcCAGCTCAATGAGAACTTTAGTATTTAAAGCGTGCCAGGAAGACCCAGACAGAAGTTTACAAAACTGATTGGCTCAGGAAATAGTCACAAGACCAACAGAAGTAAACCAAGGACTTCAGATGTGTAAGAGCAGTGCGGCAGGATAACATGTTAGCTCTGGCAACAT contains:
- the ZNF622 gene encoding cytoplasmic 60S subunit biogenesis factor ZNF622 produces the protein MATYTCITCRVAFKDGDIQRAHYKTDWHRYNLKRKVADMPPVTAENFQERVLAQRAVVEEQNKITATYCTVCSKRFSTFNAYENHLKSKKHLELEKKAVQAVSKKVKILNEKNLEKGLAPESVNKDEMNTAIQQAIRAQPSSSPKKTPLLPSNASSSPISRESASLSQRRERPEIPPRLQWFEQQERKLAKQQAEEEEHNEEEDNEEDWEDMDSDEDIVSDEEMEGVEEEDEQQAEAESIPAVGAIPVTDCLFCPHHSRSLTKNVAHMTKVHSFFIPDIEYLVDLRGLIKYLGEKVGVGKICIWCNEKGKSFYSTEAVQAHMNDKSHCKLFTDGDAALEFADFYDFRSSYPDHEDGKDVESPGKHLAEKELDYDDDTMELILPSGARVGHRSLMRYYKQRFGVTRAVAVAKNRKAVGRVLQQYRALGWTGQTGAISAQQRDMQYLQRIKSKWMLKTGMSNNATKQMHFRMQVRF